Proteins encoded together in one Chroicocephalus ridibundus chromosome 13, bChrRid1.1, whole genome shotgun sequence window:
- the LOC134522828 gene encoding uncharacterized protein LOC134522828 isoform X7: MAEPEDDSPGEFHVFIKTSTCSTRAVRVSLDDTVREVNAKLEAWDFFLSQEGGSLTYRRMCMEYDLALSRGRGRLIYNERYMKDDLTLRHYGIKPNCFLYHVELQGPGGTFRPRVSLQSGGGTLIAQSSLQSGGGTLIAQPSVRGGGGTLIAQSSLQSGGGTLIAQPSVQGPGGTFRPPVSLQGPGGTFRPRVSLQGSGGTFRPQFSFRGGGGTLIPQSSGLALRELVPDEASTSAEVSYDFGQFHSSLNMDSPWKGNCQDCVREDLPEVTPRRIRDLLGHHTAYRARLPGAGIFRCSITGLGFEVKSAVTVTYRYDTWTTHLSKADQEMWMPAGPLFHIEVQPGVVQAVRLPHFICLAENVNTSLCSIAHFESGKMTLESPTRLMAFSAVLENPSFSALGVLWRKIRSAFCSLPVHSLVLIFQQLNAASTTLHLYLIPDDKSVKRAIEEQEVNWNSKLIPKPPPFRPLFLGRNYRVTSTKQAEITPEEHLPLCYKSPKKQQPFVEIYIADMGGGTRLRMTDTRDGTKVWKASLRSGDIDHSARVFKASSVTTTCCPAVFNILSQPNLSRATTLHHRLLHLVLLTKGQIQEDTQAPQPQVQPS, encoded by the exons ATGGCGGAGCCCGAGGATGACAGCCCCGGCGAGTTCCACGTCTTCATTAAGACTTCGACATGCAGCACACGCGCGGTGAGAGTGTCTCTGGATGACACCGTGCGGGAGGTTAACGCTAAGCTGGAAGCGTGGGACTTCTTCCTGAGCCAGGAAGGGGGAAGTCTGACCTACCGTAGGATGTGCATGGAGTACGACCTGGCCCTGAGCCGCGGAAGGGGAAGGCTGATCTACAATGAGAGATACATGAAGGACGACCTGACCCTGCGACACTATGGAATCAAACCCAACTGCTTTTTGTACCATGTCGAAT TGCAAGGTCCTGGTGGAACTTTCAGACCTCGAGTTTCAC tTCAAAGTGGTGGTGGAACTTTAATAGCTCAGTCTTCAC tTCAAAGTGGTGGTGGAACTTTAATAGCTCAGCCTTCAG tTCGAGGTGGTGGTGGAACTTTAATAGCTCAGTCTTCAC tTCAAAGTGGTGGTGGAACTTTAATAGCTCAGCCTTCAG TGCAAGGTCCTGGTGGAACTTTCAGACCTCCAGTTTCAC TGCAAGGTCCTGGTGGAACTTTCAGACCTCGAGTTTCAC TGCAAGGTTCTGGTGGAACTTTCAGACCTCAATTTTCAT tTCGAGGTGGTGGTGGAACTTTAATACCTCAGTCTTCAG GCTTAGCCCTAAGGGAGCTGGTGCCAGACGAGGCCTCGACGAGCGCGGAG GTGAGCTATGATTTTGGACAATTCCATAGCAGTCTAAACATGGACTCACCATGGAAGGGAAACTGCCAGGACTGCGTGAGGGAG GATCTTCCAGAAGTGACACCGAGGAGAATCCGTGACTTGCTGGGACACCACACTGCGTACCG agcTCGCCTCCCTGGTGCAGGCATCTTCCGGTGCTCCATCACAGGCCTCGGCTTCGAGGTGAAGTCGGCAGTGACCGTCACCTACAGATACGACACCTGGACCACGCACCTGAGCAAGGCTGACCAGGAAATGTGGATGCCTGCCGGACCCCTCTTCCACATCGAGGTGCAGCCCGGGGTTGTGCAGGCAGTGCGTCTCCCCCACTTCATCTGCCTGGCAG AAAACGTTAATACCAGCCTGTGCTCCATTGCCCACTTTGAGTCTGGGAAGATGACCCTGGAGAGTCCGACCAGACTGATGGCTTTCTCTGCTGTCCTGGAGAATCCCAGCTTCTCAGCGCTCGGGGTGCTTTGGAGGAAGATACGTTCAGCCTTCTGTTCACTCCCTGTGCACTCTTTGGTGTTGATCTTCCAGCAGCTCAATGCTGCAAGTACAACTCTTCACCTCTACCTGATCCCAGATGACAAGTCCGTGAAGCGG GCCATTGAAGAACAAGAAGTGAATTGGAATTCAAAGCTTATTCCCAAGCCTCCTCCATTCAGACCTCTGTTCTTGGGCCGCAATTACCGTGTGACCAGTACAAAGCAGGCAGAGATAACACCTGAA GAACACTTGCCACTTTGCTACAAGAGTCCAAAGAAACAGCAGCCCTTTGTCGAGATTTACATTGCGGACATGGGAGGGGGAACTAGGCTCCGCATGACAGACACGCGCGATGGCACTAAGGTCTGGAAGGCATCACTGAGGTCAG gtgaTATTGACCACTCTGCCCGTGTCTTCAAGGCCTCGTCAG TGACAACAACCTGCTGCCCAGCGGTTTTCAACATATTGTCCCAGCCGAATCTCTCCAGGGCCACAACACTTCATCATCGCCTCTTGCATCTCGTCTTGCTGACAAAAGGCCAGATCCAAGAGGACACCCAGGCACCTCAGCCACAG GTGCAGCCTTCCTGA
- the LOC134522828 gene encoding caspase recruitment domain-containing protein 8-like isoform X3: MAEPEDDSPGEFHVFIKTSTCSTRAVRVSLDDTVREVNAKLEAWDFFLSQEGGSLTYRRMCMEYDLALSRGRGRLIYNERYMKDDLTLRHYGIKPNCFLYHVELQGPGGTFRPRVSLQSGGGTLIAQSSLQSGGGTLIAQPSVRGGGGTLIAQSSLQSGGGTLIAQPSVQGPGGTFRPPVSLQGPGGTFRPRVSLQGSGGTFRPQFSFRGGGGTLIPQSSGLALRELVPDEASTSAEVSYDFGQFHSSLNMDSPWKGNCQDCVREDLPEVTPRRIRDLLGHHTAYRARLPGAGIFRCSITGLGFEVKSAVTVTYRYDTWTTHLSKADQEMWMPAGPLFHIEVQPGVVQAVRLPHFICLAENVNTSLCSIAHFESGKMTLESPTRLMAFSAVLENPSFSALGVLWRKIRSAFCSLPVHSLVLIFQQLNAASTTLHLYLIPDDKSVKRAIEEQEVNWNSKLIPKPPPFRPLFLGRNYRVTSTKQAEITPEEHLPLCYKSPKKQQPFVEIYIADMGGGTRLRMTDTRDGTKVWKASLRSGDIDHSARVFKASSGAAFLMEYKTALCSRMRQLPTILLHLRDADVINSDEEEEVLGQGTSKRKNQVLLELVKKKGVRAQDRLYQILQVVDPYLMEDLAFS; the protein is encoded by the exons ATGGCGGAGCCCGAGGATGACAGCCCCGGCGAGTTCCACGTCTTCATTAAGACTTCGACATGCAGCACACGCGCGGTGAGAGTGTCTCTGGATGACACCGTGCGGGAGGTTAACGCTAAGCTGGAAGCGTGGGACTTCTTCCTGAGCCAGGAAGGGGGAAGTCTGACCTACCGTAGGATGTGCATGGAGTACGACCTGGCCCTGAGCCGCGGAAGGGGAAGGCTGATCTACAATGAGAGATACATGAAGGACGACCTGACCCTGCGACACTATGGAATCAAACCCAACTGCTTTTTGTACCATGTCGAAT TGCAAGGTCCTGGTGGAACTTTCAGACCTCGAGTTTCAC tTCAAAGTGGTGGTGGAACTTTAATAGCTCAGTCTTCAC tTCAAAGTGGTGGTGGAACTTTAATAGCTCAGCCTTCAG tTCGAGGTGGTGGTGGAACTTTAATAGCTCAGTCTTCAC tTCAAAGTGGTGGTGGAACTTTAATAGCTCAGCCTTCAG TGCAAGGTCCTGGTGGAACTTTCAGACCTCCAGTTTCAC TGCAAGGTCCTGGTGGAACTTTCAGACCTCGAGTTTCAC TGCAAGGTTCTGGTGGAACTTTCAGACCTCAATTTTCAT tTCGAGGTGGTGGTGGAACTTTAATACCTCAGTCTTCAG GCTTAGCCCTAAGGGAGCTGGTGCCAGACGAGGCCTCGACGAGCGCGGAG GTGAGCTATGATTTTGGACAATTCCATAGCAGTCTAAACATGGACTCACCATGGAAGGGAAACTGCCAGGACTGCGTGAGGGAG GATCTTCCAGAAGTGACACCGAGGAGAATCCGTGACTTGCTGGGACACCACACTGCGTACCG agcTCGCCTCCCTGGTGCAGGCATCTTCCGGTGCTCCATCACAGGCCTCGGCTTCGAGGTGAAGTCGGCAGTGACCGTCACCTACAGATACGACACCTGGACCACGCACCTGAGCAAGGCTGACCAGGAAATGTGGATGCCTGCCGGACCCCTCTTCCACATCGAGGTGCAGCCCGGGGTTGTGCAGGCAGTGCGTCTCCCCCACTTCATCTGCCTGGCAG AAAACGTTAATACCAGCCTGTGCTCCATTGCCCACTTTGAGTCTGGGAAGATGACCCTGGAGAGTCCGACCAGACTGATGGCTTTCTCTGCTGTCCTGGAGAATCCCAGCTTCTCAGCGCTCGGGGTGCTTTGGAGGAAGATACGTTCAGCCTTCTGTTCACTCCCTGTGCACTCTTTGGTGTTGATCTTCCAGCAGCTCAATGCTGCAAGTACAACTCTTCACCTCTACCTGATCCCAGATGACAAGTCCGTGAAGCGG GCCATTGAAGAACAAGAAGTGAATTGGAATTCAAAGCTTATTCCCAAGCCTCCTCCATTCAGACCTCTGTTCTTGGGCCGCAATTACCGTGTGACCAGTACAAAGCAGGCAGAGATAACACCTGAA GAACACTTGCCACTTTGCTACAAGAGTCCAAAGAAACAGCAGCCCTTTGTCGAGATTTACATTGCGGACATGGGAGGGGGAACTAGGCTCCGCATGACAGACACGCGCGATGGCACTAAGGTCTGGAAGGCATCACTGAGGTCAG gtgaTATTGACCACTCTGCCCGTGTCTTCAAGGCCTCGTCAG GTGCAGCCTTCCTGATGGAGTACAAAACCGCACTTTGCTCCAGGATGAGGCAGCTCCCCACCATTCTGCTGCACTTACGGGATGCAGATGTCATCAACAGCGACGAAGAGGAGGAGGTGCTAGGTCAAGGTACAAGTAAAAGGAAGAATCAAGTTTTGCTGGAGCTAGTTAAGAAGAAAGGGGTGCGGGCCCAGGATCGGCTCTACCAGATCCTCCAGGTGGTAGACCCATACCTCATGGAAGACCTGGCGTTCAGCTAG
- the LOC134522828 gene encoding NACHT, LRR and PYD domains-containing protein 1-like isoform X6 translates to MTAPASSTSSLRLRHAAHARMCMEYDLALSRGRGRLIYNERYMKDDLTLRHYGIKPNCFLYHVELQGPGGTFRPRVSLQSGGGTLIAQSSLQSGGGTLIAQPSVRGGGGTLIAQSSLQSGGGTLIAQPSVQGPGGTFRPPVSLQGPGGTFRPRVSLQGSGGTFRPQFSFRGGGGTLIPQSSGLALRELVPDEASTSAEVSYDFGQFHSSLNMDSPWKGNCQDCVREDLPEVTPRRIRDLLGHHTAYRARLPGAGIFRCSITGLGFEVKSAVTVTYRYDTWTTHLSKADQEMWMPAGPLFHIEVQPGVVQAVRLPHFICLAENVNTSLCSIAHFESGKMTLESPTRLMAFSAVLENPSFSALGVLWRKIRSAFCSLPVHSLVLIFQQLNAASTTLHLYLIPDDKSVKRAIEEQEVNWNSKLIPKPPPFRPLFLGRNYRVTSTKQAEITPEEHLPLCYKSPKKQQPFVEIYIADMGGGTRLRMTDTRDGTKVWKASLRSGDIDHSARVFKASSVTTTCCPAVFNILSQPNLSRATTLHHRLLHLVLLTKGQIQEDTQAPQPQVEADRPGLLRHKFGNFSFILFPCHACGITTLAYSLPKSTRRGGWQTKARTSHGATALN, encoded by the exons ATGACAGCCCCGGCGAGTTCCACGTCTTCATTAAGACTTCGACATGCAGCACACGCGCG GATGTGCATGGAGTACGACCTGGCCCTGAGCCGCGGAAGGGGAAGGCTGATCTACAATGAGAGATACATGAAGGACGACCTGACCCTGCGACACTATGGAATCAAACCCAACTGCTTTTTGTACCATGTCGAAT TGCAAGGTCCTGGTGGAACTTTCAGACCTCGAGTTTCAC tTCAAAGTGGTGGTGGAACTTTAATAGCTCAGTCTTCAC tTCAAAGTGGTGGTGGAACTTTAATAGCTCAGCCTTCAG tTCGAGGTGGTGGTGGAACTTTAATAGCTCAGTCTTCAC tTCAAAGTGGTGGTGGAACTTTAATAGCTCAGCCTTCAG TGCAAGGTCCTGGTGGAACTTTCAGACCTCCAGTTTCAC TGCAAGGTCCTGGTGGAACTTTCAGACCTCGAGTTTCAC TGCAAGGTTCTGGTGGAACTTTCAGACCTCAATTTTCAT tTCGAGGTGGTGGTGGAACTTTAATACCTCAGTCTTCAG GCTTAGCCCTAAGGGAGCTGGTGCCAGACGAGGCCTCGACGAGCGCGGAG GTGAGCTATGATTTTGGACAATTCCATAGCAGTCTAAACATGGACTCACCATGGAAGGGAAACTGCCAGGACTGCGTGAGGGAG GATCTTCCAGAAGTGACACCGAGGAGAATCCGTGACTTGCTGGGACACCACACTGCGTACCG agcTCGCCTCCCTGGTGCAGGCATCTTCCGGTGCTCCATCACAGGCCTCGGCTTCGAGGTGAAGTCGGCAGTGACCGTCACCTACAGATACGACACCTGGACCACGCACCTGAGCAAGGCTGACCAGGAAATGTGGATGCCTGCCGGACCCCTCTTCCACATCGAGGTGCAGCCCGGGGTTGTGCAGGCAGTGCGTCTCCCCCACTTCATCTGCCTGGCAG AAAACGTTAATACCAGCCTGTGCTCCATTGCCCACTTTGAGTCTGGGAAGATGACCCTGGAGAGTCCGACCAGACTGATGGCTTTCTCTGCTGTCCTGGAGAATCCCAGCTTCTCAGCGCTCGGGGTGCTTTGGAGGAAGATACGTTCAGCCTTCTGTTCACTCCCTGTGCACTCTTTGGTGTTGATCTTCCAGCAGCTCAATGCTGCAAGTACAACTCTTCACCTCTACCTGATCCCAGATGACAAGTCCGTGAAGCGG GCCATTGAAGAACAAGAAGTGAATTGGAATTCAAAGCTTATTCCCAAGCCTCCTCCATTCAGACCTCTGTTCTTGGGCCGCAATTACCGTGTGACCAGTACAAAGCAGGCAGAGATAACACCTGAA GAACACTTGCCACTTTGCTACAAGAGTCCAAAGAAACAGCAGCCCTTTGTCGAGATTTACATTGCGGACATGGGAGGGGGAACTAGGCTCCGCATGACAGACACGCGCGATGGCACTAAGGTCTGGAAGGCATCACTGAGGTCAG gtgaTATTGACCACTCTGCCCGTGTCTTCAAGGCCTCGTCAG TGACAACAACCTGCTGCCCAGCGGTTTTCAACATATTGTCCCAGCCGAATCTCTCCAGGGCCACAACACTTCATCATCGCCTCTTGCATCTCGTCTTGCTGACAAAAGGCCAGATCCAAGAGGACACCCAGGCACCTCAGCCACAGGTTGAAGCAGATAGGCCTGGCTTGCTTAGACACAAATTTGGAAATTTcagctttattctttttccttgccACGCGTGTGGAATCACCACGCTGGCCTACAGCCTGCCCAAGAGTACCAGGAGAGGGGGGTGGCAGACAAAAGCAAGGACAAGTCACGGGGCAACAGCTCTCAACTGA
- the LOC134522828 gene encoding uncharacterized protein LOC134522828 isoform X1, whose protein sequence is MAEPEDDSPGEFHVFIKTSTCSTRAVRVSLDDTVREVNAKLEAWDFFLSQEGGSLTYRRMCMEYDLALSRGRGRLIYNERYMKDDLTLRHYGIKPNCFLYHVELQGPGGTFRPRVSLQSGGGTLIAQSSLQSGGGTLIAQPSVRGGGGTLIAQSSLQSGGGTLIAQPSVQGPGGTFRPPVSLQGPGGTFRPRVSLQGSGGTFRPQFSFRGGGGTLIPQSSGLALRELVPDEASTSAEVSYDFGQFHSSLNMDSPWKGNCQDCVREDLPEVTPRRIRDLLGHHTAYRARLPGAGIFRCSITGLGFEVKSAVTVTYRYDTWTTHLSKADQEMWMPAGPLFHIEVQPGVVQAVRLPHFICLAENVNTSLCSIAHFESGKMTLESPTRLMAFSAVLENPSFSALGVLWRKIRSAFCSLPVHSLVLIFQQLNAASTTLHLYLIPDDKSVKRAIEEQEVNWNSKLIPKPPPFRPLFLGRNYRVTSTKQAEITPEEHLPLCYKSPKKQQPFVEIYIADMGGGTRLRMTDTRDGTKVWKASLRSGDIDHSARVFKASSVTTTCCPAVFNILSQPNLSRATTLHHRLLHLVLLTKGQIQEDTQAPQPQVEADRPGLLRHKFGNFSFILFPCHACGITTLAYSLPKSTRRGGWQTKARTSHGATALN, encoded by the exons ATGGCGGAGCCCGAGGATGACAGCCCCGGCGAGTTCCACGTCTTCATTAAGACTTCGACATGCAGCACACGCGCGGTGAGAGTGTCTCTGGATGACACCGTGCGGGAGGTTAACGCTAAGCTGGAAGCGTGGGACTTCTTCCTGAGCCAGGAAGGGGGAAGTCTGACCTACCGTAGGATGTGCATGGAGTACGACCTGGCCCTGAGCCGCGGAAGGGGAAGGCTGATCTACAATGAGAGATACATGAAGGACGACCTGACCCTGCGACACTATGGAATCAAACCCAACTGCTTTTTGTACCATGTCGAAT TGCAAGGTCCTGGTGGAACTTTCAGACCTCGAGTTTCAC tTCAAAGTGGTGGTGGAACTTTAATAGCTCAGTCTTCAC tTCAAAGTGGTGGTGGAACTTTAATAGCTCAGCCTTCAG tTCGAGGTGGTGGTGGAACTTTAATAGCTCAGTCTTCAC tTCAAAGTGGTGGTGGAACTTTAATAGCTCAGCCTTCAG TGCAAGGTCCTGGTGGAACTTTCAGACCTCCAGTTTCAC TGCAAGGTCCTGGTGGAACTTTCAGACCTCGAGTTTCAC TGCAAGGTTCTGGTGGAACTTTCAGACCTCAATTTTCAT tTCGAGGTGGTGGTGGAACTTTAATACCTCAGTCTTCAG GCTTAGCCCTAAGGGAGCTGGTGCCAGACGAGGCCTCGACGAGCGCGGAG GTGAGCTATGATTTTGGACAATTCCATAGCAGTCTAAACATGGACTCACCATGGAAGGGAAACTGCCAGGACTGCGTGAGGGAG GATCTTCCAGAAGTGACACCGAGGAGAATCCGTGACTTGCTGGGACACCACACTGCGTACCG agcTCGCCTCCCTGGTGCAGGCATCTTCCGGTGCTCCATCACAGGCCTCGGCTTCGAGGTGAAGTCGGCAGTGACCGTCACCTACAGATACGACACCTGGACCACGCACCTGAGCAAGGCTGACCAGGAAATGTGGATGCCTGCCGGACCCCTCTTCCACATCGAGGTGCAGCCCGGGGTTGTGCAGGCAGTGCGTCTCCCCCACTTCATCTGCCTGGCAG AAAACGTTAATACCAGCCTGTGCTCCATTGCCCACTTTGAGTCTGGGAAGATGACCCTGGAGAGTCCGACCAGACTGATGGCTTTCTCTGCTGTCCTGGAGAATCCCAGCTTCTCAGCGCTCGGGGTGCTTTGGAGGAAGATACGTTCAGCCTTCTGTTCACTCCCTGTGCACTCTTTGGTGTTGATCTTCCAGCAGCTCAATGCTGCAAGTACAACTCTTCACCTCTACCTGATCCCAGATGACAAGTCCGTGAAGCGG GCCATTGAAGAACAAGAAGTGAATTGGAATTCAAAGCTTATTCCCAAGCCTCCTCCATTCAGACCTCTGTTCTTGGGCCGCAATTACCGTGTGACCAGTACAAAGCAGGCAGAGATAACACCTGAA GAACACTTGCCACTTTGCTACAAGAGTCCAAAGAAACAGCAGCCCTTTGTCGAGATTTACATTGCGGACATGGGAGGGGGAACTAGGCTCCGCATGACAGACACGCGCGATGGCACTAAGGTCTGGAAGGCATCACTGAGGTCAG gtgaTATTGACCACTCTGCCCGTGTCTTCAAGGCCTCGTCAG TGACAACAACCTGCTGCCCAGCGGTTTTCAACATATTGTCCCAGCCGAATCTCTCCAGGGCCACAACACTTCATCATCGCCTCTTGCATCTCGTCTTGCTGACAAAAGGCCAGATCCAAGAGGACACCCAGGCACCTCAGCCACAGGTTGAAGCAGATAGGCCTGGCTTGCTTAGACACAAATTTGGAAATTTcagctttattctttttccttgccACGCGTGTGGAATCACCACGCTGGCCTACAGCCTGCCCAAGAGTACCAGGAGAGGGGGGTGGCAGACAAAAGCAAGGACAAGTCACGGGGCAACAGCTCTCAACTGA
- the LOC134522828 gene encoding uncharacterized protein LOC134522828 isoform X2 — MAEPEDDSPGEFHVFIKTSTCSTRAVRVSLDDTVREVNAKLEAWDFFLSQEGGSLTYRRMCMEYDLALSRGRGRLIYNERYMKDDLTLRHYGIKPNCFLYHVELQGPGGTFRPRVSLQSGGGTLIAQPSVRGGGGTLIAQSSLQSGGGTLIAQPSVQGPGGTFRPPVSLQGPGGTFRPRVSLQGSGGTFRPQFSFRGGGGTLIPQSSGLALRELVPDEASTSAEVSYDFGQFHSSLNMDSPWKGNCQDCVREDLPEVTPRRIRDLLGHHTAYRARLPGAGIFRCSITGLGFEVKSAVTVTYRYDTWTTHLSKADQEMWMPAGPLFHIEVQPGVVQAVRLPHFICLAENVNTSLCSIAHFESGKMTLESPTRLMAFSAVLENPSFSALGVLWRKIRSAFCSLPVHSLVLIFQQLNAASTTLHLYLIPDDKSVKRAIEEQEVNWNSKLIPKPPPFRPLFLGRNYRVTSTKQAEITPEEHLPLCYKSPKKQQPFVEIYIADMGGGTRLRMTDTRDGTKVWKASLRSGDIDHSARVFKASSVTTTCCPAVFNILSQPNLSRATTLHHRLLHLVLLTKGQIQEDTQAPQPQVEADRPGLLRHKFGNFSFILFPCHACGITTLAYSLPKSTRRGGWQTKARTSHGATALN; from the exons ATGGCGGAGCCCGAGGATGACAGCCCCGGCGAGTTCCACGTCTTCATTAAGACTTCGACATGCAGCACACGCGCGGTGAGAGTGTCTCTGGATGACACCGTGCGGGAGGTTAACGCTAAGCTGGAAGCGTGGGACTTCTTCCTGAGCCAGGAAGGGGGAAGTCTGACCTACCGTAGGATGTGCATGGAGTACGACCTGGCCCTGAGCCGCGGAAGGGGAAGGCTGATCTACAATGAGAGATACATGAAGGACGACCTGACCCTGCGACACTATGGAATCAAACCCAACTGCTTTTTGTACCATGTCGAAT TGCAAGGTCCTGGTGGAACTTTCAGACCTCGAGTTTCAC tTCAAAGTGGTGGTGGAACTTTAATAGCTCAGCCTTCAG tTCGAGGTGGTGGTGGAACTTTAATAGCTCAGTCTTCAC tTCAAAGTGGTGGTGGAACTTTAATAGCTCAGCCTTCAG TGCAAGGTCCTGGTGGAACTTTCAGACCTCCAGTTTCAC TGCAAGGTCCTGGTGGAACTTTCAGACCTCGAGTTTCAC TGCAAGGTTCTGGTGGAACTTTCAGACCTCAATTTTCAT tTCGAGGTGGTGGTGGAACTTTAATACCTCAGTCTTCAG GCTTAGCCCTAAGGGAGCTGGTGCCAGACGAGGCCTCGACGAGCGCGGAG GTGAGCTATGATTTTGGACAATTCCATAGCAGTCTAAACATGGACTCACCATGGAAGGGAAACTGCCAGGACTGCGTGAGGGAG GATCTTCCAGAAGTGACACCGAGGAGAATCCGTGACTTGCTGGGACACCACACTGCGTACCG agcTCGCCTCCCTGGTGCAGGCATCTTCCGGTGCTCCATCACAGGCCTCGGCTTCGAGGTGAAGTCGGCAGTGACCGTCACCTACAGATACGACACCTGGACCACGCACCTGAGCAAGGCTGACCAGGAAATGTGGATGCCTGCCGGACCCCTCTTCCACATCGAGGTGCAGCCCGGGGTTGTGCAGGCAGTGCGTCTCCCCCACTTCATCTGCCTGGCAG AAAACGTTAATACCAGCCTGTGCTCCATTGCCCACTTTGAGTCTGGGAAGATGACCCTGGAGAGTCCGACCAGACTGATGGCTTTCTCTGCTGTCCTGGAGAATCCCAGCTTCTCAGCGCTCGGGGTGCTTTGGAGGAAGATACGTTCAGCCTTCTGTTCACTCCCTGTGCACTCTTTGGTGTTGATCTTCCAGCAGCTCAATGCTGCAAGTACAACTCTTCACCTCTACCTGATCCCAGATGACAAGTCCGTGAAGCGG GCCATTGAAGAACAAGAAGTGAATTGGAATTCAAAGCTTATTCCCAAGCCTCCTCCATTCAGACCTCTGTTCTTGGGCCGCAATTACCGTGTGACCAGTACAAAGCAGGCAGAGATAACACCTGAA GAACACTTGCCACTTTGCTACAAGAGTCCAAAGAAACAGCAGCCCTTTGTCGAGATTTACATTGCGGACATGGGAGGGGGAACTAGGCTCCGCATGACAGACACGCGCGATGGCACTAAGGTCTGGAAGGCATCACTGAGGTCAG gtgaTATTGACCACTCTGCCCGTGTCTTCAAGGCCTCGTCAG TGACAACAACCTGCTGCCCAGCGGTTTTCAACATATTGTCCCAGCCGAATCTCTCCAGGGCCACAACACTTCATCATCGCCTCTTGCATCTCGTCTTGCTGACAAAAGGCCAGATCCAAGAGGACACCCAGGCACCTCAGCCACAGGTTGAAGCAGATAGGCCTGGCTTGCTTAGACACAAATTTGGAAATTTcagctttattctttttccttgccACGCGTGTGGAATCACCACGCTGGCCTACAGCCTGCCCAAGAGTACCAGGAGAGGGGGGTGGCAGACAAAAGCAAGGACAAGTCACGGGGCAACAGCTCTCAACTGA